Proteins co-encoded in one Ruegeria sp. HKCCD4315 genomic window:
- a CDS encoding deoxyribodipyrimidine photo-lyase translates to MKDEHTPIIMWFRRDLRLSDHPALTAAAESGRPVVPVFLHDDLVEQLGAAPKWRLGLGLEAFSRSLDGLGSRLILRRGDALAQLQALIQETGAGAVYWSRSYDPASIARDKKIKSVLTEQGVMAKSFAGHLLFEPWTVATKTGQPFRVYTPMWRAVQGRDVPAPDASVTGLLAPAKWPSTEELHKWQLDRAMNRGASIVRPYVHPGEQAAHEHLNVFLDRVALYSKHRDRLDMDGTSNLSEYLSLGEIGPRTVWHRVQQAALMGVSGTDAFLRQLVWREFAYHLMYHTPQLVTGNWKPEWDSFPWNTDPNHPEVVAWTQARTGVPVVDAGLRQMYVTGRMHNRTRMIVASYLTKHLMTHWKIGMQWFDDCLIDWDPACNAMGWQWVAGSGPDAAPFFRIFNPQTQAEKFDPDGTYLKRWIAEGEKSQSDTARSYFDAVPLSWGLRPDADYPAPIVALAEGRTRALSAYESRKSH, encoded by the coding sequence ATGAAAGACGAGCACACTCCGATTATTATGTGGTTCCGACGGGATTTGCGCCTGTCGGACCATCCAGCCTTAACCGCAGCGGCTGAAAGCGGTCGCCCGGTTGTTCCGGTCTTTCTTCACGATGACCTTGTCGAACAGTTGGGGGCCGCCCCAAAGTGGCGCTTGGGGTTGGGGTTGGAGGCGTTTTCCAGATCCCTTGACGGTCTCGGCAGCCGATTGATCCTGCGTCGCGGCGACGCGCTGGCCCAATTGCAAGCTCTCATCCAAGAGACAGGTGCCGGCGCTGTCTATTGGTCCCGATCTTATGATCCCGCATCGATAGCGCGCGACAAAAAGATCAAGTCAGTGTTGACGGAACAGGGTGTCATGGCAAAATCCTTTGCCGGGCATTTGCTGTTTGAACCCTGGACTGTGGCGACCAAAACCGGCCAGCCGTTTCGTGTCTACACGCCCATGTGGCGCGCTGTTCAAGGGCGAGATGTACCTGCGCCTGACGCCTCTGTGACGGGATTGCTTGCTCCTGCAAAATGGCCGTCAACTGAAGAACTGCACAAGTGGCAGTTGGATCGTGCCATGAACAGGGGCGCGTCGATCGTTCGCCCCTATGTACACCCCGGCGAGCAAGCTGCCCACGAACACCTAAACGTGTTTTTGGACCGTGTTGCGCTGTATTCCAAACACCGCGATCGGCTGGATATGGACGGAACATCCAATCTGTCGGAATATCTCTCGCTAGGCGAGATAGGCCCGCGTACAGTCTGGCATCGGGTTCAGCAGGCCGCATTGATGGGCGTATCAGGCACAGATGCCTTCCTGCGCCAGCTTGTTTGGCGCGAGTTTGCCTATCACCTGATGTACCACACGCCACAGTTGGTCACGGGCAACTGGAAGCCGGAATGGGACAGTTTTCCGTGGAACACAGATCCGAACCACCCCGAAGTTGTTGCCTGGACGCAGGCAAGAACCGGTGTCCCAGTGGTCGACGCAGGCTTGCGGCAAATGTATGTCACGGGCCGAATGCACAACCGAACCCGGATGATTGTCGCCAGTTACCTGACCAAGCATTTGATGACACACTGGAAAATTGGAATGCAGTGGTTCGATGACTGCCTGATCGATTGGGACCCGGCCTGCAACGCGATGGGATGGCAATGGGTAGCGGGCTCGGGCCCTGACGCGGCACCGTTCTTTCGTATTTTCAACCCGCAGACGCAGGCCGAGAAATTCGACCCAGATGGAACTTATCTGAAGCGCTGGATCGCTGAAGGCGAGAAAAGCCAGAGTGACACGGCCCGTTCGTATTTTGACGCTGTTCCATTGTCTTGGGGTTTGCGCCCAGACGCAGATTACCCTGCACCGATTGTTGCTTTGGCCGAGGGGCGGACCCGTGCGCTGAGCGCATATGAAAGCCGAAAATCCCACTAA
- a CDS encoding aminotransferase class V-fold PLP-dependent enzyme — protein MSSLDIDFVRAQFPAFSEPSLQGQAFFENAGGSYTCKPVIDRLTRFYTQRKVQPYAPYEASRLGGAEMDEARVRMAAILGVDTDELSFGPSTTQNTYVLAQAFRQWMKPGEAIVVTNQDHEANSGPWRRLAEAGIEIREWQIDPETGSLNPQDLENMLDEKVRLVCFPHCSNVVGEINPVTEITAIAHAAGAFVCVDGVSYAPHGFPNVGDLGPDIYLFSAYKTYGPHQGCMVIRRTIGELLPNQAHYFNGDVLHKRFTPAGPDHAQIAASAGMADYVELLNAHHGGPDSDAAAQGEFVHNLMRMREVSLLQPVLDAVKDRNAVRLIGTSDATRRAPTVALSLNRPAGPVAEELSQYGVMASGGDFYAVRALQAMGVEPEQGVLRVSFTHYTSQQEIDQLLDALERVL, from the coding sequence ATGAGCTCTCTGGATATTGACTTCGTGCGGGCGCAGTTCCCGGCTTTTTCCGAACCCAGCTTGCAAGGGCAGGCGTTCTTTGAAAACGCAGGTGGGTCATACACATGTAAACCGGTGATCGACAGGCTGACGCGGTTTTACACCCAACGCAAAGTCCAACCCTATGCGCCTTACGAGGCGAGCCGTCTGGGCGGTGCGGAAATGGACGAGGCCCGCGTCCGCATGGCTGCAATTCTGGGCGTCGACACAGACGAGCTGAGCTTTGGCCCATCGACAACGCAAAACACCTATGTTCTGGCGCAGGCGTTCCGGCAATGGATGAAGCCAGGCGAAGCTATTGTCGTAACAAATCAGGATCACGAGGCTAACTCTGGTCCTTGGCGGCGTTTGGCCGAGGCAGGGATCGAGATAAGGGAATGGCAGATTGATCCTGAAACCGGCTCGCTGAACCCTCAGGACTTAGAGAACATGCTGGACGAAAAGGTTCGTTTGGTTTGTTTCCCGCATTGTTCAAACGTGGTGGGTGAGATCAACCCAGTAACGGAAATCACCGCCATTGCGCATGCCGCCGGTGCATTTGTATGTGTGGACGGCGTATCTTACGCCCCGCATGGTTTCCCGAATGTTGGTGATCTGGGGCCGGATATCTATTTGTTTTCTGCCTACAAAACCTATGGTCCGCATCAGGGCTGCATGGTCATCCGCCGCACGATAGGAGAGTTGCTGCCCAATCAGGCGCATTATTTCAACGGTGATGTTCTGCACAAGCGCTTTACCCCAGCAGGTCCGGATCACGCGCAGATCGCAGCCAGTGCAGGCATGGCGGATTATGTCGAACTGCTAAATGCACATCATGGTGGGCCAGACAGTGATGCGGCCGCGCAAGGCGAGTTTGTGCATAACCTAATGCGCATGCGCGAAGTGTCTTTGCTGCAACCTGTGTTGGATGCGGTCAAGGATCGCAACGCAGTGCGCCTGATCGGAACATCCGATGCGACCCGGCGCGCACCGACGGTTGCGTTGTCCCTGAACCGACCTGCGGGCCCTGTTGCCGAGGAACTGTCCCAATACGGCGTCATGGCGAGCGGTGGTGATTTTTATGCCGTACGTGCGTTGCAGGCCATGGGGGTCGAGCCAGAGCAGGGTGTGTTGCGGGTGAGCTTCACGCACTATACCTCGCAACAGGAAATTGATCAGCTTTTAGACGCACTTGAACGCGTTTTATGA
- the pyrH gene encoding UMP kinase has translation MSLSPSLETAESPKTKYNRVMLKISGEALMGDQGFGLHPPTVQRIAQEVKSVHDLGVEICMVIGGGNIFRGLSGSAQGMERTTADYMGMLATVMNALGMQSALEEIGVFTRVISAIRMDEVCEPYIRRRAVRHLEKKRVCIFAAGTGNPYFTTDTAATLRANEMACEAIFMGKNGVDGVYDKDPKQHADAVRYDTVTYDDVLAKRLRVMDASAIALARDNNLPLIVFGLDEPGGFRGILAGEGTYTKVQG, from the coding sequence ATGAGCCTTTCCCCTTCGTTAGAAACCGCTGAATCCCCGAAAACAAAGTATAACAGGGTGATGCTGAAAATCTCGGGCGAGGCGTTGATGGGAGATCAGGGATTCGGTCTGCACCCGCCAACAGTTCAGCGTATCGCGCAAGAAGTGAAGTCGGTTCACGATCTGGGCGTAGAGATCTGCATGGTCATTGGCGGCGGCAACATCTTCCGGGGGCTGAGCGGATCGGCGCAAGGAATGGAGCGGACCACAGCCGACTATATGGGTATGCTGGCCACTGTAATGAACGCACTGGGAATGCAGTCGGCACTAGAGGAAATCGGAGTGTTCACCCGCGTGATCTCGGCCATTCGCATGGATGAGGTGTGTGAACCCTATATCCGCCGCCGCGCGGTACGGCACCTAGAGAAAAAGCGGGTTTGCATTTTCGCTGCCGGTACCGGCAACCCGTATTTCACCACAGACACTGCAGCCACTCTGCGCGCCAATGAAATGGCGTGCGAGGCCATTTTTATGGGTAAAAACGGTGTTGATGGGGTTTATGACAAAGACCCCAAACAACACGCCGACGCCGTGCGGTATGACACCGTGACCTACGATGATGTTCTGGCCAAGCGTCTGCGCGTTATGGATGCCTCGGCCATTGCGCTGGCGCGCGACAACAATCTGCCTCTGATTGTCTTCGGTCTGGACGAACCCGGCGGGTTCCGCGGAATTCTGGCGGGCGAGGGGACGTATACCAAAGTTCAGGGTTAA